From Micromonospora echinospora, one genomic window encodes:
- the trxA gene encoding thioredoxin, with translation MATVELTTANFDEVTGQDGIVLVDFWAEWCGPCKRFAPVYERASEKHPDIVFGKVDTEAQQALGAQFDIRSIPTIMAIRDGVIVFAQPGALPESALENLIEQVQALDMADVRKKLAEHQH, from the coding sequence ATGGCAACCGTTGAGCTGACCACGGCGAACTTCGACGAGGTGACCGGACAGGACGGGATCGTCCTGGTCGACTTCTGGGCGGAGTGGTGCGGCCCGTGCAAGCGGTTCGCCCCGGTCTACGAGCGCGCCTCGGAGAAGCACCCGGACATCGTCTTCGGCAAGGTCGACACCGAGGCGCAGCAGGCCCTGGGCGCGCAGTTCGACATCCGGTCGATCCCGACCATCATGGCGATCCGCGACGGGGTGATCGTCTTCGCGCAGCCCGGCGCGCTTCCCGAGTCGGCCCTGGAGAACCTGATCGAGCAGGTTCAGGCGCTCGACATGGCGGACGTTCGCAAGAAGCTGGCCGAGCACCAGCACTGA